One genomic segment of Streptomyces niveus includes these proteins:
- a CDS encoding helix-turn-helix transcriptional regulator, with protein MTDRSLWSYKEIAAHIRVQPDTVRSYRKHGLLPRPDHVENGKPYWYADTVRAWVAKRPGNRGRRE; from the coding sequence ATGACGGACAGAAGTCTCTGGTCCTACAAGGAGATCGCCGCACACATCCGCGTACAGCCGGACACCGTCCGCTCCTACCGCAAGCACGGTCTGCTTCCGCGACCGGACCACGTGGAGAACGGCAAGCCCTACTGGTACGCGGACACGGTCCGCGCCTGGGTCGCCAAACGGCCCGGAAACAGAGGCCGCAGAGAGTGA
- a CDS encoding MMPL family transporter, giving the protein MSEVNRGSRIGGWTRFVTARPRLSLLVALVITALAVVAGSGVGDRMGSGGWEDPDASSTYATQALEREFPASQPNLLLLVDAGDKGVDDPAVVAEAERLTERLAAEEGVVGVGSYWQTRAPALRAEDGGEALIAARITGKEKEAGETLERIAPEFRGAQGPVEVSVGGPVAVRHEMQAIIQEDLLRAELIALPVTLVLLVMVFGSAIAALLPLGIGIVAILGTNAVLRGITEITDVSVFAQNLTTALGLGLAVDYALFIVRRFREELAEGAEVRDAVGTTLRTAGRTVLFSALTVAVSLAAMMVFPQYFLRSFAYAGIAVVLLAAAAALILLPAALMLLGHRVNSLDLRLLFRRRKSAPGRGTAAGSRPAGPAEAGGWGRTAALVMRRAPLFAVATATGLVLLGLPFLGVKFGTADDRQLPSSAEARVVQEDIRGGFPGSPGGGLEVLGEGGATSAEYADYRDRVAALPDVERIDGPVVVGDHAYFTVLPRGEGVGQEAQRLVRELRAEPAAFDTSVTGTAAVLVDSKDAIADRLPLAVGIIVVVTLLLVFLLTGSVLIPIQAVALNALSLTAMFGAVVWVFQDGNLSGLLGFTSTGDIETTLPVLMFCVAFGLSMDYGVFLISRIKEEYDRGGDHEHAVVFGLQRTGGLITAAAVILAVVMVAIGTSRVTNTKMLGLGIALAVVMDAMVVRSLLVPAVMKLTGKATWWAPGPLRRFHDRFGVSEGGSPPTVGARGVDGGGGADGTVSGAGERDKVGV; this is encoded by the coding sequence ATGTCCGAAGTCAACAGGGGGTCGCGAATCGGCGGCTGGACCCGGTTCGTCACGGCGCGTCCACGGCTTTCGCTGCTGGTCGCCCTGGTGATCACGGCGCTGGCGGTCGTCGCGGGGAGCGGCGTGGGCGACCGGATGGGCAGCGGTGGCTGGGAGGACCCCGATGCCTCGTCGACCTACGCCACGCAGGCGCTGGAGCGTGAGTTCCCCGCCTCCCAGCCGAATCTCCTGCTGCTCGTCGACGCGGGCGACAAGGGGGTGGACGACCCCGCCGTCGTCGCCGAGGCCGAGCGGCTCACCGAGCGGCTCGCGGCCGAGGAGGGCGTCGTGGGTGTCGGGTCCTACTGGCAGACGCGGGCGCCCGCGCTGCGCGCCGAGGACGGGGGTGAGGCACTGATCGCGGCCCGGATCACCGGCAAGGAGAAGGAGGCCGGCGAGACCCTGGAGCGGATAGCGCCCGAATTCCGGGGCGCGCAGGGGCCGGTGGAGGTCTCGGTCGGCGGACCGGTCGCGGTACGGCACGAGATGCAGGCGATCATCCAGGAGGACCTGCTGCGGGCCGAGTTGATCGCCCTGCCGGTGACGCTGGTGCTGCTCGTGATGGTCTTCGGCAGCGCGATAGCCGCCCTGCTGCCCCTGGGTATCGGCATCGTCGCCATCCTCGGGACCAATGCCGTGCTTCGGGGAATCACCGAGATCACGGACGTCTCGGTCTTCGCGCAGAACCTCACCACGGCTCTGGGGCTCGGACTGGCCGTGGACTACGCGCTGTTCATCGTGCGCAGATTCCGGGAGGAGCTGGCCGAGGGCGCGGAGGTGCGGGACGCGGTGGGGACCACGCTCCGTACCGCCGGGCGGACGGTGCTGTTCTCCGCCCTGACGGTGGCGGTGTCGCTCGCGGCCATGATGGTCTTCCCCCAGTACTTCCTGCGCTCGTTCGCCTACGCGGGGATAGCGGTGGTGCTGCTCGCCGCGGCTGCCGCGCTGATCCTGCTGCCGGCCGCGCTGATGCTGCTCGGCCACCGGGTCAACTCCCTCGATCTGCGGCTGCTGTTCCGCAGGAGGAAGTCCGCGCCCGGCCGCGGGACGGCGGCCGGATCCCGGCCCGCGGGACCGGCGGAGGCCGGAGGCTGGGGGCGCACGGCGGCGCTGGTCATGCGCAGGGCTCCGCTCTTCGCCGTCGCGACGGCCACGGGTCTGGTGCTTCTCGGACTGCCCTTCCTGGGCGTGAAGTTCGGCACGGCGGACGACCGGCAACTGCCGTCGAGCGCCGAGGCCCGAGTGGTCCAGGAAGACATCAGGGGCGGCTTCCCCGGCAGTCCGGGCGGCGGGCTCGAAGTGCTGGGCGAGGGCGGGGCGACCTCCGCCGAGTACGCGGACTACCGCGACCGGGTGGCGGCTCTGCCGGATGTGGAGCGGATCGACGGTCCGGTCGTCGTCGGCGACCACGCGTACTTCACCGTGCTGCCGCGAGGCGAGGGCGTGGGGCAGGAGGCCCAGCGGCTCGTCCGTGAACTCCGCGCCGAACCGGCCGCCTTTGACACCTCCGTCACCGGTACGGCCGCCGTGCTGGTCGATTCGAAGGACGCCATCGCCGACCGGCTGCCCCTGGCCGTGGGCATCATCGTCGTGGTGACGCTGCTGCTGGTCTTCCTGCTCACCGGCAGCGTCCTCATACCGATCCAGGCGGTGGCGCTCAACGCGCTCAGCCTGACGGCGATGTTCGGGGCGGTCGTCTGGGTGTTCCAGGACGGCAATCTGTCCGGACTCCTCGGTTTCACCTCAACGGGTGACATAGAGACGACCCTTCCGGTGCTGATGTTCTGCGTCGCCTTCGGACTCTCCATGGACTACGGGGTCTTCCTGATATCCCGGATCAAGGAGGAGTACGACCGCGGTGGTGACCACGAACACGCCGTCGTCTTCGGACTTCAGCGCACCGGCGGGCTGATCACGGCGGCAGCGGTGATCCTGGCGGTGGTCATGGTCGCCATCGGTACCTCGCGGGTGACCAACACCAAGATGCTCGGCCTCGGTATCGCGCTCGCGGTGGTCATGGACGCGATGGTGGTGCGCAGTCTGCTCGTCCCAGCGGTGATGAAGCTGACGGGCAAGGCGACTTGGTGGGCGCCGGGGCCGCTGCGCCGCTTCCACGACCGGTTCGGGGTGAGCGAGGGCGGGTCACCCCCGACGGTCGGGGCGAGGGGCGTGGACGGCGGGGGCGGTGCGGACGGGACCGTGTCCGGGGCGGGTGAACGGGACAAGGTCGGGGTCTGA